In one Oscillospiraceae bacterium genomic region, the following are encoded:
- a CDS encoding flagellar export apparatus protein FliQ, whose protein sequence is MDSTQVGEVMREGVLVALKLGGPMLILSMVVGVITAIFQAVTQIHEQTLGFVLKLLVVILVCLVGGGWMMETLVDYTEGLFELMRG, encoded by the coding sequence ATGGATAGCACGCAGGTAGGCGAGGTCATGCGGGAGGGCGTGCTCGTGGCGCTCAAGCTGGGCGGGCCCATGCTGATTCTGAGCATGGTGGTGGGCGTGATCACCGCCATCTTCCAGGCCGTCACCCAGATCCACGAGCAGACGCTGGGCTTCGTGCTCAAGCTGCTGGTGGTCATCCTGGTGTGCCTGGTGGGGGGCGGCTGGATGATGGAGACCCTGGTGGATTATACCGAGGGCCTCTTTGAACTGATGCGGGGCTAG
- the fliP gene encoding flagellar biosynthetic protein FliP — protein MTDAIINVNGDNVQVLQVLFLTTLITLLPSILVMMTSFTRYIVVFSFLRSAMGTQQTPPNMVLIGIALFLTLFTMGPVLTQIQTAAYEPYLAEEISQDEFFQRAQVPLKGFMLDNVEPGAINLYCDLAGLERPADRAAAMELPIRVVVPSFMTSELKQAFLIGFLLYIPFMLIDIVVSSTLMSMGMIMLPPSMISTPFKLLLFLALNGWERLFSTLVQGFY, from the coding sequence ATGACGGACGCGATTATTAACGTAAACGGCGACAACGTACAGGTCCTTCAGGTGCTCTTCCTCACCACCCTGATCACCCTGCTGCCGTCCATCCTGGTCATGATGACCTCCTTCACGCGCTATATCGTGGTCTTTTCCTTCCTCCGCTCCGCCATGGGCACCCAGCAGACGCCCCCCAATATGGTGCTGATCGGCATCGCGCTCTTCCTCACCCTGTTTACCATGGGGCCGGTGCTCACCCAGATCCAGACCGCGGCCTACGAGCCCTATTTGGCGGAGGAAATCAGCCAGGACGAGTTCTTCCAGCGGGCCCAGGTGCCGCTGAAGGGCTTCATGCTGGACAATGTCGAGCCCGGCGCGATTAACCTGTACTGCGACCTGGCCGGGCTGGAGCGCCCCGCCGACAGGGCGGCGGCCATGGAGCTGCCCATCCGGGTGGTGGTGCCCTCCTTCATGACCAGCGAGCTCAAGCAGGCCTTCCTGATCGGCTTTCTTTTGTACATCCCGTTCATGCTGATCGACATTGTGGTCTCCTCCACGCTGATGTCCATGGGGATGATTATGCTGCCGCCGTCCATGATCTCCACGCCCTTTAAGCTGCTGCTGTTTCTCGCGCTCAACGGCTGGGAGCGGCTGTTCTCCACCCTGGTGCAGGGGTTTTACTGA
- a CDS encoding response regulator, with product MARILLVDDAAFMRKVIKDTLTKSGYDDIHEAVDGADAVEKYEELHPDLVLMDITMPNMDGLEALKAIKKKDPGANVVMCSAMGQEAMVLDAVRSGAKDFIVKPFKADRVLKTVTSIVGNP from the coding sequence ATGGCTAGAATTCTGCTGGTTGACGACGCGGCCTTCATGCGCAAGGTCATCAAGGACACCCTGACCAAGAGCGGCTACGACGATATTCACGAGGCCGTGGACGGCGCCGACGCGGTGGAGAAGTACGAGGAGCTCCACCCGGACCTGGTGCTCATGGACATCACCATGCCCAACATGGACGGGCTGGAGGCCCTCAAGGCCATCAAAAAGAAGGACCCCGGCGCCAACGTGGTGATGTGCTCCGCCATGGGGCAGGAGGCCATGGTGCTGGACGCGGTGCGCTCCGGCGCGAAGGATTTTATCGTCAAGCCCTTCAAGGCCGACCGCGTGCTCAAGACGGTGACCTCGATCGTCGGCAACCCCTAG